In Harmonia axyridis chromosome X, icHarAxyr1.1, whole genome shotgun sequence, a single window of DNA contains:
- the LOC123685758 gene encoding DNA repair protein complementing XP-A cells homolog, translating into MSEHEKEELTESAKARIERNRQRAIILRNSKLVAHPYAKGETISVDTATIKIGATKYIDTGGGFLLEEVEGQEPIQTKPVEDEPPIHEEDRPFCIKCDRPFAVSWLFDKFGYKCCDECKDPEEHALITKTDAVNTFLLKAVDLEKREPPLKFITKKNPHNVRWGDMKLYLRSQVEERALQVWGSHDEIEKEKINREEKKVMSKSKKYNKELKALRMNMRSSLYDRTSAASHTHNFGPETYNEEDDTYTHKCLTCPYVETFEKM; encoded by the exons ATGTCAGAACACGAAAAAGAGGAGTTAACTGAATCTGCCAAAGCTCGAATAGAGAGAAATCGTCAAAGAGCTATAATTCTGAGGAATAGTAAATTGGTTGCTCATCCTTATGCAAAAGG AGAAACGATAAGTGTTGATACTGCAACAATTAAAATTGGCGCCACAAAATATATTGATACTGGTGGAGGTTTCTTACTTGAAGAAGTTGAAGGTCAAGAACCTATTCAG ACAAAACCTGTTGAAGATGAGCCTCCTATACATGAGGAAGATCGCCCTTTTTGTATTAAATGTGATAGACCTTTCGCAGTTTCATGGCTGTTCGATAAATTTGGTTATAAGTGTTGTGATGAATGCAA agacCCTGAAGAACATGCTCTCATTACAAAGACAGATGCTGTCAATACTTTCCTCTTGAAAGCAGTCGATTTAGAAAAACGGGAGCCACCACTGAAGTTTATTACGAAAAAAAATCCTCATAATGTAAGATGGGGTGACATGAAATTATATCTCAGGTCACag gTAGAGGAAAGAGCTCTTCAAGTTTGGGGCAGTCATGatgaaatagaaaaagaaaaaattaacagAGAGGAAAAGAAGGTTATGTCTAAATCtaagaaatataataaagaattgAAAGCATTACGGATGAATATGAGAAGTAGCCTTTATGACAGAACTTCAGCAGCTTCACATACTCATAACTTTGGACCTGAAACATATAATGAAGAAGACGACACTTATACTCATAAATGTTTAACTTGTCCTTATGttgaaacttttgaaaaaatgtga